A stretch of Onychomys torridus chromosome 2, mOncTor1.1, whole genome shotgun sequence DNA encodes these proteins:
- the LOC118577826 gene encoding protein NipSnap homolog 3B: MLALRSGLKKALALRALAPQVCSPFATGPRQSDGTLYEFRSYFLKPSKTNEFLENFKKSVHLRTAHSEMIGYWSVEFGGRTNKVFHIWKYDNFAHRTAVRKALANDKEWQEQFLIPNLAFIDKQEVEITYLVPWCKIGTPPKEGVYELATFQMKPGGPALWGNAFKRAINAHVDLGYSTLIGVFHTEYGALNRVHVLWWCESADSRAAGRHRSHEDPRVVAAVRESVNYLESQQNMFLIPASFSPLK, encoded by the exons GTATGTTCACCTTTTGCTACAGGTCCCAGGCAAAGCGATGGGACGTTATATGAATTCCGCTCCTATTTTCTCAAGCCTTCAAAGACAAATGAGTTCctggaaaattttaagaaaagtgTTCACCTTCGGACAGCTCACTCTGAAATGATTGGATATTGGAGTGTAGAATTTGGAGGCAGAACCAACAAAGTATTCCATATTTGGAAGTATG ATAATTTTGCTCATCGAACTGCAGTTCGCAAAGCCTTGGCTAATGATAAGGAATGGCAAGAACAATTCCTCATTCCAAATTTGGCTTTCATTGATAAACAAGAAGTTGAGATTACCTACCTGGTACCATGGTGCAAAATAGGAACACCTCCCAAGGAAG GAGTCTATGAATTGGCTACTTTTCAGATGAAACCTGGTGGCCCAGCTCTGTGGGGTAACGCATTCAAAAGGGCAATAAACGCCCACGTTGATCTCGGCTACTCCACACTAATTGGTGTTTTCCACACTGAATATGGAGCTCTCAACAGAG TCCATGTTCTCTGGTGGTGTGAAAGCGCAGACAGCCGCGCAGCTGGGAGACATCGGTCTCATGAGGATCCCAGAGTCGTGGCTGCTG TTCGGGAAAGTGTCAATTACTTAGAGTCTCAACAGAATATGTTCCTGATCCCAGCATCCTTTTCACCACTGAAGTAG